The following coding sequences lie in one Alosa alosa isolate M-15738 ecotype Scorff River chromosome 21, AALO_Geno_1.1, whole genome shotgun sequence genomic window:
- the cmtr2 gene encoding LOW QUALITY PROTEIN: cap-specific mRNA (nucleoside-2'-O-)-methyltransferase 2 (The sequence of the model RefSeq protein was modified relative to this genomic sequence to represent the inferred CDS: inserted 1 base in 1 codon; substituted 1 base at 1 genomic stop codon) codes for MSGGRGSRGAGRKRPAAGRGASEPPPFDDDIVCEVQALFSKVRGYRRPEGGAWRLPEAGSVLTEPPQLHPRLQELKRSLNAVKNQLSDKDLETWHQHTCSTNRAGTVTAHLRTTANAELCTQAWAKFYEVLGTFELLPAEALQQGELHSVHLCEAPGAFISALNHFLRTQLPAAKHWTWVANTPTSFTGPTRRDTIAGDRCXRRTLPWWFFGSDDTGDITRREHLLELQALVRRHGDRAGTHLVTADGSFDCQEGPAKAGRRGGPCSWARGRRLMVLATXNGSLVLKMFTLLEHSSVCLVYLLACCFRQLSVFKPATSKPGNSELYLVCVGFQPPDTLRPLLAKLLRLYGPDMTRGGAVGLFPARCIPDSFLRQHEEVCVFFHDLQVATIRENLELFGHTHTHTHTHTASEVTQRLERVRECTAIYYTQRFQVRPLSRKSWLTRGVCVSGVWALGSVWSGLWGGQHSLQRGSFNQRQQQRTHTWRQRLTHTPFRQWAERHRAHTHTHPEGLDACVALSGPHGHDPLTWYLVVGGALPEVRSSPFCEPGLLGLLNQALAESSGQQVGGHRVAEGALRPQMPVCFGCANTSPPALLAELCGRNHVTFCLVLGEQSWWGVSSSLGGVEFCPDPCPAPWPGVRPLLHDGEPAYQSALLRCVLAALPRLPAGGTLVVPLRSALTRVTAGLVLALHLCFGSLTFRCPSPGPPVALLCVGMMPAMPPRLMPALQDALDQMQRLEGGPEQLLQIAPMEELLRGHLPHFLCCLNAAVARQRLHLLLQQDQAS; via the exons ATGAGTGGCGGACGCGGCAGCCGCGGGGCTGGCCGGAAACGTCCGGCGGCTGGGAGAGGGGCGTCCGAGCCCCCGCCTTTCGACGACGACATCGTGTGTGAGGTGCAGGCCCTGTTCAGTAAGGTCAGAGGTTACCGGCGGCCGGAGGGCGGGGCTTGGAGGCTGCCGGAGGCGGGGTCTGTGCTGACGGAACCCCCCCAGCTCCACCCACGGCTGCAGGAGCTCAAGCGCTCGCTCAACGCCGTCAAGAACCAGCTCAGCGACAAGGACCTGGAGACCTGGCACCAGCACACCTGCTCCACCAACAGAGCCGGCACCGTCACCGCACACCTGCGCACCACCGCCAACGCAGAGCTGTGCACGCAG gCGTGGGCCAAGTTCTATGAGGTGTTGGGCACGTTCGAACTGCTCCCAGCGGAGGCACTGCAGCAGGGCGAGCTGCACTCGGTGCACCTGTGCGAGGCCCCGGGCGCGTTCATCTCCGCTCTCAACCACTTCCTGCGCACTCAGCTGCCTGCTGCCAAGCACTGGACCTGGGTGGCTAACACGCCAACCTCCTTCACGGGGCCAACGCGCCGCGACACCATCGCCGGCGACCGCTGCTGACGCCGCACGCTGCCCTGGTGGTTCTTCGGCTCGGACGACACGGGCGACATCACGCGGCGGGAGCACCTGCTGGAGCTGCAGGCGCTGGTGCGTCGCCACGGCGACCGCGCGGGCACACACCTGGTGACGGCGGACGGCAGCTTCGACTGCCAGGAGGGACCGGCGAAAGCAGGGAGGCGCGGTGGCCCCTGCAGCTGGGCGAGGGGCAGGCGCCTCATGGTCCTAGCCA GCAACGGCTCGCTCGTCCTCAAGATGTTCACGCTTCTGGAACATTCCAGCGTCTGCCTGGTCTACCTGCTGGCCTGCTGCTTCCGACAGCTCAGCGTCTTCAAGCCCGCCACCAGCAAGCCCGGCAACTCGGAGCTCtacctggtgtgtgtgggcttcCAGCCGCCGGACACGCTGCGTCCCCTCCTGGCCAAGCTGCTGCGGCTCTACGGGCCCGACATGACCAGAGGGGGCGCCGTGGGGCTCTTCCCCGCACGCTGCATTCCCGACTCGTTCCTACGGCAACACGAGGAGGTGTGCGTGTTCTTCCACGACCTGCAGGTGGCCACCATCAGAGAGAACCTGGAGCTGttcggacacacgcacacacacacacacacacacacggcttcaGAGGTCACGCAGAGGTTGGAGCGGGTCAGGGAGTGTACCGCCATCTACTACACACAACGCTTCCag gtGCGTCCCCTGTCGCGTAAGAGCTGGCTGacgcggggtgtgtgtgtgagcggcgTGTGGGCGCTGGGCAGTGTGTGGTCGGGCCTGTGGGGGGGGCAGCACAGTCTGCAGCGTGGCTCCTTCaaccagcggcagcagcagcgcacacacacctggcgccagcgcctcacacacacacccttccgtCAGTGGGCCGAGCGGcaccgcgcgcacacacacacacaccccgaggGCCTGGACGCGTGTGTGGCGCTGAGCGGCCCGCACGGACACGACCCCCTCACCTGGTACCTGGTCGTGGGCGGCGCCCTGCCCGAGGTGCGCAGCTCGCCCTTCTGTGAGCCGGGGCTGCTGGGATTGCTCAACCAGGCGCTGGCGGAGAGCAGCGGTCAGCAGGTCGGAGGTCACAGGGTCGCCGAGGGGGCGCTGCGTCCGCAGATGCCTGTGTGCTTCGGCTGCGCGAACACCTCCCCCCCCGCCCTGCTGGCAGAGCTGTGCGGCCGCAACCATGTCACTTTCTGTCTGGTGCTCGGCGAGCAGTCCTGGTGGGGCGTGTCCTCGTCGCTAGGGGGCGTGGAGTTCTGCCCTGACCCGTGTCCAGCCCCGTGGCCTGGCGTCCGGCCCCTCCTGCACGACGGCGAGCCGGCCTATCAGAGCGCCCTGCTGCGGTGTGTGCTGGCGGCGCTGCCACGGCTCCCGGCGGGCGGCACCCTGGTGGTCCCGCTGCGCTCGGCGCTGACCCGCGTGACGGCCGGCCTGGTGCTGGCGCTGCACCTGTGCTTCGGCTCGCTGACCTTCCGCTGCCCCAGCCCCGGGCCCCCCGTGGCCCTGCTGTGTGTGGGCATGATGCCCGCCATGCCCCCCCGCCTGATGCCCGCGCTGCAGGACGCGCTGGACCAGATGCAGCGGCTGGAGGGGGGGCCAGAGCAGCTGCTGCAGATCGCCCCCATGGAGGAGCTGCTCAGAGGCCAcctacctcacttcctgtgctGCCTCAACGCCGCCGTCGCCAGGCAACGCCTGCACCTGCTGCTGCAGCAGGACCAGGCCAGctga